The following are from one region of the Cystobacter fuscus DSM 2262 genome:
- the speA gene encoding biosynthetic arginine decarboxylase codes for MPPITPQHRWTLADAQDTYGIRNWGSPYFGVNDKGHVCVHPDGPSAPNMDLKELVDEVRRRGIGLPLLLRFTDVLRHRVVHLNQAFRKAIAEHNYKGVYQGVYPIKVNQHRYVAETIVETGKQFGYGLEAGSKPELLAVMALLDREDALVICNGYKDEEYVETALRFSRLGRKVILVVEKPSELPLIAEVARKTGIAPRIGMRVKLSSRGAGRWEASGGDRSKFGLSSSELMGALGFLKESGLLPCFELLHFHLGSQISNIRNVKNALREVGRFFVEVARLGAPLKYLDVGGGLGVDYDGSQTNFTSSMNYTTEEYANDVVFSVMEACDAAGVQHPILVSESGRAVVAHHAVLIVDVLGTSEFDPVQVPDKVDDKAPSVVRNLLSTFREVTNKNLLEAYHDAQEYKEESLTLFSLGHLSLEQRVMAENIFWALCHKIMRIARESGDIPEELEALEKQLSDTYFCNFSVFQSLPDSWAIDQLFPIMPIHRLNERPTRQAVLADITCDSDGKIDHFIDKREVKDALELHPLNNDDYYLGIFLVGAYQEILGDLHNLFGDTHAVQVSLAPNGGYLIDHVVEGDTVTEVLNYVSYNKDDLVAKLRKSTEVALRNGRLTLDESRQLLRMYEEGLSGYTYLEREVDASFVANPGQLRLVVQDGKSPVPPTGTGT; via the coding sequence ATGCCGCCCATCACTCCTCAGCACCGTTGGACCCTCGCCGATGCCCAGGACACCTACGGCATCCGCAACTGGGGCTCGCCCTACTTCGGCGTCAACGACAAGGGTCATGTGTGCGTCCATCCCGACGGGCCCTCCGCCCCGAACATGGACCTGAAGGAGCTGGTGGACGAGGTGCGGCGCCGGGGTATCGGCCTGCCCCTGCTCCTGCGCTTCACGGACGTGCTGCGCCACCGCGTGGTGCACCTCAACCAGGCGTTCCGCAAGGCCATCGCCGAGCACAACTACAAGGGCGTGTACCAGGGGGTGTACCCCATCAAGGTGAACCAGCACCGCTACGTCGCCGAGACGATCGTCGAGACGGGCAAGCAGTTCGGCTACGGCCTGGAGGCCGGCAGCAAGCCGGAGCTGCTCGCGGTGATGGCGCTCTTGGATCGCGAGGACGCGCTCGTCATCTGCAACGGCTACAAGGACGAGGAGTACGTGGAGACGGCGCTGCGCTTCTCGCGCCTGGGCCGCAAGGTGATTTTGGTGGTGGAGAAGCCCTCGGAGCTGCCCCTCATCGCCGAGGTGGCGCGCAAGACGGGCATCGCCCCGCGCATCGGCATGCGCGTGAAGCTGTCCAGCCGCGGCGCGGGCCGCTGGGAGGCCTCGGGCGGAGACCGCTCCAAGTTCGGCCTGTCCTCCTCGGAGCTGATGGGCGCCCTGGGCTTCCTCAAGGAGTCCGGGCTGCTGCCCTGTTTCGAGCTGTTGCACTTCCACCTGGGCAGTCAGATTTCCAACATCCGCAACGTGAAGAACGCGCTGCGCGAGGTGGGCCGCTTCTTCGTGGAGGTGGCCCGGCTGGGCGCCCCGCTCAAGTACCTGGACGTGGGCGGCGGCCTGGGCGTGGACTACGACGGCTCGCAGACGAACTTCACCTCCTCCATGAACTACACGACGGAGGAGTACGCCAACGACGTGGTGTTCTCGGTGATGGAGGCCTGTGACGCCGCGGGGGTGCAGCACCCCATCCTGGTGTCCGAGTCGGGCCGCGCCGTGGTGGCGCACCACGCGGTGCTCATCGTGGACGTGCTGGGAACGAGCGAGTTCGATCCCGTGCAGGTGCCGGACAAGGTGGACGACAAGGCGCCCAGCGTCGTGCGCAACCTCCTGTCCACCTTTCGCGAGGTGACGAACAAGAACCTGCTGGAGGCCTACCACGACGCCCAGGAGTACAAGGAGGAGAGCCTCACCCTCTTCTCGCTCGGCCACCTGTCGCTGGAGCAGCGGGTGATGGCGGAGAACATCTTCTGGGCGCTGTGCCACAAGATCATGCGCATCGCGCGCGAGTCGGGGGACATCCCCGAGGAGCTCGAGGCGCTGGAGAAGCAGCTGTCGGACACCTACTTCTGCAACTTCTCGGTGTTCCAGTCGCTGCCGGACTCGTGGGCGATTGATCAGCTCTTCCCCATCATGCCCATCCACCGGCTCAACGAGCGGCCCACGCGCCAGGCGGTGCTGGCGGACATCACCTGCGACTCGGACGGGAAGATCGACCACTTCATCGACAAGCGCGAGGTGAAGGACGCGCTGGAGCTGCACCCGCTCAACAACGATGACTACTACCTGGGCATCTTCCTGGTGGGCGCCTACCAGGAGATCCTCGGCGACCTGCACAACCTCTTCGGTGACACGCACGCGGTGCAGGTGTCGCTGGCGCCCAACGGCGGCTACCTGATCGATCACGTGGTGGAGGGCGACACGGTGACCGAGGTGCTCAACTACGTGAGCTACAACAAGGACGACCTGGTGGCGAAGCTGCGCAAGTCCACCGAGGTGGCGCTGCGCAACGGCCGGCTGACCCTGGACGAGTCGCGCCAGCTGCTGCGCATGTACGAGGAGGGCCTGTCCGGCTACACGTACCTGGAGCGCGAGGTGGACGCCTCGTTCGTGGCGAACCCCGGGCAGCTGCGCCTGGTGGTGCAGGACGGCAAGTCGCCCGTTCCGCCCACCGGCACGGGCACCTGA
- a CDS encoding RsbRD N-terminal domain-containing protein has product MESLADMMETGQEQLFHEWRERVQRRHAPSPLSEPELADHIPDFLRQVIAALRREEEGVEPKTHRVGPLGWEHGEQRFLIGFTLSNIVREYGVLHDCIFELVENRGHGLVRLEEARILAQCFTRAIAEAVAHYLRMRERELQGGEAAPPVS; this is encoded by the coding sequence ATGGAGAGCCTCGCGGACATGATGGAGACCGGGCAGGAGCAGCTCTTCCACGAGTGGCGGGAGCGGGTCCAGCGGCGCCATGCGCCCAGCCCCCTCTCCGAGCCCGAACTGGCCGACCACATCCCGGACTTCCTGCGGCAGGTGATCGCCGCCCTCCGCCGGGAGGAAGAAGGGGTGGAGCCGAAGACACACCGGGTGGGTCCCCTGGGATGGGAACACGGGGAGCAGCGCTTCCTCATCGGCTTCACCCTGTCCAACATCGTGCGCGAGTACGGGGTGCTGCATGACTGCATCTTCGAGCTGGTGGAAAACCGGGGGCACGGCCTCGTCCGGCTGGAGGAGGCGAGGATCCTCGCGCAGTGCTTCACCCGGGCGATCGCCGAGGCCGTCGCGCACTACCTGCGGATGCGCGAGCGGGAGCTCCAGGGCGGCGAGGCGGCGCCTCCCGTGAGCTAG
- a CDS encoding crotonase/enoyl-CoA hydratase family protein — translation MSQPDPRISLSLRGHVALVGIHRAAKRNAFDMAMLHALAHAVTEADQNEQVRCTVVYAEGAHFTAGLDLADVGPRVGSGELMVPEGAVDPFHLFGKRREKPLLIAVQGICFTLGVELMLAADMAVAASDARFAQLEVKRGIFPFGGATLRFPQVAGWGNAMRWLLTGDEFGAAEAYRMGIVQEVVEPGQQLDRALALAEAVARQAPLAVQATLASARLAREQGPEAAAQDLMPRLRRIQASEDVQEGLRSFVERREARFQGK, via the coding sequence ATGTCTCAACCAGACCCCCGCATCTCGCTCTCGCTGCGCGGCCACGTCGCGCTCGTGGGCATCCACCGAGCGGCCAAGCGCAACGCGTTCGACATGGCGATGCTGCACGCCCTCGCCCATGCGGTGACGGAGGCGGACCAGAACGAGCAGGTGCGCTGCACCGTGGTGTACGCGGAGGGGGCGCACTTCACGGCGGGCCTGGACCTGGCGGACGTGGGGCCGAGGGTGGGCAGTGGCGAGCTCATGGTTCCCGAGGGAGCGGTGGACCCCTTCCACCTGTTCGGGAAGCGGCGCGAGAAGCCCCTGCTGATCGCGGTGCAGGGCATCTGCTTCACGCTCGGCGTGGAGTTGATGCTGGCCGCGGACATGGCGGTGGCGGCCAGCGACGCGCGGTTCGCCCAACTGGAGGTCAAGCGCGGCATCTTCCCCTTCGGGGGCGCCACGCTGCGCTTCCCACAGGTGGCGGGCTGGGGCAACGCCATGCGCTGGCTGCTCACCGGTGACGAGTTCGGCGCGGCCGAGGCGTACCGCATGGGCATCGTCCAGGAGGTGGTGGAGCCCGGCCAGCAGCTCGATCGCGCGCTCGCGCTCGCCGAGGCGGTGGCGCGTCAGGCCCCCCTGGCGGTGCAGGCCACCCTCGCCTCGGCGCGGCTGGCGCGCGAGCAGGGGCCGGAGGCAGCCGCACAGGACTTGATGCCGCGGCTGCGGCGGATCCAAGCGAGCGAGGACGTGCAGGAAGGACTGCGCTCCTTCGTCGAGCGGCGCGAGGCGCGCTTCCAGGGGAAGTGA
- a CDS encoding Coq4 family protein — MMQTQTPVELPPLPILPENPSLLTRLRTGMKTLEVLRDYPTNPAFGAVFYDSVELGRCKELARQFSRHAEGRRLLADKPSLSASELNLESLGKLPPGTFGHEFARYYREHGLQPIETLSPPKNDAQYIAKRLRETHDFVHLVTGYNTDVMGEMEVQAFSLGNLHLRTSLLILLNSSKEVHKHIPGFQATTYVRRLWAAFRRGADSRQVASFRWEDHWETPVALLREQLVAPAEELN; from the coding sequence ATGATGCAAACCCAGACCCCTGTAGAGCTCCCCCCTCTCCCCATCCTTCCCGAGAACCCCTCGCTGCTCACCCGCCTGCGGACGGGCATGAAGACGCTCGAGGTGCTGAGGGATTACCCCACGAATCCAGCCTTCGGCGCCGTGTTCTACGACAGCGTCGAGCTGGGCAGGTGCAAGGAACTCGCCCGCCAATTCTCTCGCCACGCCGAGGGCCGCCGGTTGCTCGCCGACAAGCCCTCATTGAGTGCCTCGGAACTGAACCTGGAGTCGCTGGGCAAGCTGCCGCCGGGGACGTTCGGCCACGAGTTCGCGCGCTACTACCGTGAGCACGGACTGCAGCCCATCGAGACGCTCAGTCCGCCGAAGAACGACGCCCAATACATCGCGAAGCGCCTGCGCGAGACACACGACTTCGTCCATCTGGTGACCGGCTACAACACCGATGTCATGGGCGAGATGGAGGTGCAAGCGTTCTCCCTGGGCAACCTCCACCTGCGCACCTCCCTGCTCATCCTCCTCAACTCCTCGAAAGAGGTGCACAAACACATCCCTGGCTTCCAGGCCACCACGTATGTCCGACGGCTGTGGGCCGCATTCCGGCGCGGCGCCGACTCCCGTCAGGTCGCCAGCTTCCGGTGGGAGGACCACTGGGAGACGCCGGTGGCGCTGCTGCGCGAGCAGCTCGTCGCGCCCGCGGAAGAGTTGAACTGA
- a CDS encoding carotenoid oxygenase family protein yields MSSESKNDPRSPARPFWLSGHFAPVANEVTAHELPVEGELPNGLDGTYVRNGPNPKDGFSPHWWFGDGMVHGIHLAGGRARWYRNRYVRTARFTGTVLDRERRLRGGGTSNTHVIEHAGRILSMVEAALPMHLDGELSTVGAFDFGGAVDTPMTAHPKRCPSTGELHFFGYQVVRPYLTYYIADAGGRVVSKREIEVEGPCYLHDFAITERYALFFDSPARMIRDWGAGMPFEWSDSHQTRIGVVPRAGGEVRWFDVESGQLCHTANAFERAGTIVLEGIRSARFEAAPPYLYRWELDLESGRTRERRLDDRLVEFPRIDDRRTGRPHRYTYVVEMLDFVDGAPTRSLLRRYDAETGTSLAQELGPGQIPGECVFVPRSAWSTEDDGWLLSLVRDGERDVSELVVLDAGHFGAAPVARVRLPQRVPFGIHGSWVPAAD; encoded by the coding sequence ATGTCCAGTGAGAGCAAGAACGATCCTCGTTCCCCCGCCAGGCCGTTCTGGCTGAGCGGCCACTTCGCCCCGGTCGCCAACGAGGTGACCGCGCACGAACTGCCCGTGGAGGGCGAGCTGCCGAACGGGCTCGATGGGACTTATGTGCGCAACGGCCCGAACCCAAAGGATGGTTTCTCTCCCCACTGGTGGTTCGGCGACGGGATGGTGCACGGTATCCACCTCGCGGGGGGCAGGGCGCGCTGGTACCGGAACCGCTATGTCCGGACCGCCAGGTTCACCGGAACGGTCTTGGATCGGGAGCGGCGGCTTCGCGGGGGCGGCACGTCCAACACCCACGTCATCGAGCACGCGGGCCGCATCCTCTCGATGGTCGAGGCGGCGCTGCCCATGCATCTGGACGGGGAACTGTCGACCGTCGGCGCCTTCGACTTCGGCGGGGCGGTGGACACCCCGATGACGGCGCACCCCAAGCGGTGTCCGTCGACGGGTGAGCTCCATTTTTTCGGCTACCAGGTGGTGCGTCCCTATTTGACCTATTACATCGCCGATGCGGGGGGCCGGGTGGTTTCGAAGAGGGAGATCGAGGTCGAGGGTCCCTGCTACCTGCACGACTTCGCCATCACGGAACGGTACGCGCTCTTCTTCGATTCGCCCGCCCGGATGATCCGTGACTGGGGCGCGGGGATGCCATTCGAGTGGAGCGACTCCCACCAGACGCGCATCGGCGTGGTACCGCGCGCGGGAGGCGAGGTGCGCTGGTTCGACGTCGAGTCCGGCCAGCTCTGCCACACCGCCAACGCGTTCGAGCGCGCTGGTACGATCGTTCTCGAGGGGATCCGCTCGGCGCGTTTCGAAGCGGCTCCGCCGTATCTGTACCGCTGGGAGCTCGACCTCGAGTCCGGCCGCACCCGCGAGCGGCGGCTCGACGACCGCCTGGTCGAATTCCCCCGGATCGACGATCGCCGCACCGGGCGGCCCCATCGCTACACGTACGTCGTCGAGATGCTCGACTTCGTCGACGGCGCCCCGACGAGGTCACTCCTGCGCCGCTACGACGCGGAGACGGGCACCTCGCTCGCTCAGGAGCTCGGCCCGGGGCAGATCCCCGGCGAGTGCGTCTTCGTCCCCAGGAGTGCCTGGTCGACCGAAGACGACGGCTGGCTGCTCAGCCTCGTGCGCGACGGCGAGCGCGACGTCAGCGAACTCGTCGTCCTTGACGCTGGCCACTTCGGCGCGGCCCCGGTCGCGCGAGTCCGGTTGCCCCAGCGCGTCCCGTTCGGCATCCACGGCAGTTGGGTCCCGGCGGCCGATTAG
- a CDS encoding MarR family winged helix-turn-helix transcriptional regulator, with translation MSAHHLTFFFDLNRAHATAIRRFDSALGSVHGIGLNDLHLLQVLDQAPGHRLRRTDLAQQLGLTASGVTWMLRPLTKRRLITSQASEDDGRVTFAVLTEPGRQLVADAVPTARRIAAELLDPQVSKEELTRAAAVIARLARD, from the coding sequence ATGTCCGCGCACCACCTGACTTTCTTCTTCGACTTGAACCGGGCCCACGCGACAGCGATCCGCCGTTTCGACTCCGCCCTCGGCTCCGTGCACGGCATTGGACTCAATGACCTGCACCTCCTCCAAGTGCTCGACCAGGCGCCCGGGCACCGGTTGCGGCGAACGGATCTGGCCCAACAACTCGGATTGACGGCCTCGGGGGTGACCTGGATGCTGCGCCCGCTGACGAAGCGCCGCCTCATCACCAGTCAGGCGAGCGAGGACGACGGACGTGTCACGTTCGCGGTGCTCACCGAGCCTGGGCGCCAGCTGGTCGCGGACGCCGTACCGACAGCGCGACGGATTGCGGCCGAGCTTCTGGACCCACAAGTCAGCAAAGAGGAGCTGACGCGGGCCGCGGCGGTGATCGCACGGCTGGCTCGAGACTGA
- a CDS encoding GH92 family glycosyl hydrolase, whose product MDIPDSGVETDGGVGEPDAGSPPPTADLAKHVDPFIGTDDSNSPFPVPGGAGGSTFPGATVPFGMLQLSPDTPTASPSGYRYSDSLIEHFSLTHFNGAGCPNNEDLPFLPHVGELTTSPAADWKLFRTGYDKTTEVASPGYYQVTLDGDIKVELTTTTRTGMVRLHYPASKAAQLLLHTGRNATNANTRSGNVQIVGKDKIRGSATAGGFCGSSKTYQIYFAAQFDRPFTASGTWLGNSLSQVRTSVSGTKSGAFATFDTTQDPVVQMKIGVSFVSMANAEANLAAENAGWDFDAVHTAARDRWNQVLNRIEITGGGDADLEQFYTALYHVFQNPNVASDVNGQYMGFDGAVHTAEGWTVYQNYSGWDIIRSWTHLISAIAPEAPDIIRSMVDDGEKGGLLPFWSHQNVEVNVMVGDPGSVNVANAYAMGVRGFDTDSALQLMLKSASNPDDTQRWNLSDWLTYHYAGGNAAMSLEYAMADFAISRYAGELGNTAVRDEYLTRSHYWTESWNPASKLIEPRAGELQPGAAAARIYEVQIHGTAAPATNLALNRPATASASCGDEENPSKAVNGTTNGGYSDKWCDNTSSDKWWRVDLGSVQSIDKIIISHAGAGGESSDWNTQDFTLSVSTDGVTFETVATVTGNTANVTTHGFTAREARYVKLSIQTAIKADPLGAWACQPLDPSKDCGFIEGNAFQYVWMVPHDLEGLFTRMGGHAEADNRLDELFTELNAGTRRPYFYIGNEPEHGTPWIYNFAQKPWKTQAIVRRIINETFYGGPGGLPGNDDLGSTSAWLVWSYLGMFPAIPGTDVLVINGPWFPSAKVHLANGHVVTIEGEGASQTSKYIQSLAIDGKASTKTFVRFADIAPGATLKYVMGDTANESWGSGEGDRPPSFAP is encoded by the coding sequence GTGGATATCCCCGATTCCGGCGTCGAGACGGACGGCGGTGTGGGAGAGCCCGACGCGGGCTCGCCTCCTCCCACCGCGGATCTCGCGAAGCACGTCGATCCGTTCATCGGCACCGACGACAGCAACTCGCCCTTTCCGGTGCCGGGCGGCGCTGGCGGCAGCACCTTCCCGGGCGCGACCGTGCCCTTTGGCATGTTGCAGCTCAGTCCCGATACGCCGACCGCCTCGCCCTCGGGTTACCGCTACAGCGACTCGCTCATCGAGCACTTCAGCCTGACCCACTTCAACGGCGCGGGCTGCCCCAACAACGAGGACCTGCCCTTCCTGCCGCACGTCGGCGAGCTCACCACGTCGCCCGCGGCTGACTGGAAACTCTTCCGCACCGGCTACGACAAGACGACCGAGGTGGCCTCGCCCGGCTACTACCAGGTCACGCTCGACGGCGACATCAAGGTGGAGCTGACCACGACCACGCGCACTGGCATGGTGCGTCTGCACTACCCGGCCTCCAAGGCCGCCCAGTTGCTCCTCCACACCGGCCGCAACGCGACCAACGCCAATACGCGCAGCGGCAACGTGCAGATCGTCGGCAAGGACAAGATCCGCGGCAGTGCCACCGCGGGCGGCTTCTGTGGCTCGAGCAAGACCTATCAGATCTACTTCGCGGCGCAGTTCGACCGCCCGTTCACGGCCTCGGGCACCTGGCTGGGCAACTCGCTGTCGCAGGTCAGGACCTCCGTGAGCGGCACCAAATCGGGCGCCTTCGCGACCTTCGACACGACCCAGGATCCGGTCGTGCAGATGAAGATCGGCGTCTCCTTCGTCAGCATGGCCAACGCCGAGGCCAACCTGGCCGCCGAGAACGCCGGCTGGGACTTCGACGCCGTGCACACGGCCGCGCGTGACCGGTGGAACCAGGTGCTCAACCGCATCGAGATCACCGGCGGCGGCGACGCGGACCTCGAGCAGTTCTACACCGCGCTCTACCACGTCTTCCAGAACCCCAATGTCGCCAGCGACGTGAACGGCCAGTACATGGGCTTCGACGGCGCGGTGCACACGGCCGAGGGCTGGACCGTGTACCAGAACTACTCCGGCTGGGACATCATCCGCTCGTGGACGCACCTCATCAGCGCCATCGCGCCGGAGGCGCCGGACATCATCCGCTCGATGGTCGACGACGGAGAGAAGGGCGGTCTGCTGCCCTTCTGGTCGCACCAGAACGTCGAGGTCAATGTCATGGTCGGCGACCCTGGCTCGGTGAACGTCGCCAACGCCTACGCCATGGGCGTGCGCGGCTTCGACACCGACTCGGCGCTGCAGCTCATGCTCAAGTCGGCGAGCAACCCTGACGACACCCAGCGCTGGAACCTCTCCGACTGGCTCACGTACCACTACGCGGGAGGCAACGCGGCCATGTCGCTCGAGTACGCCATGGCCGACTTCGCCATCTCGCGGTACGCCGGTGAGCTCGGCAACACCGCGGTGCGTGACGAGTATCTCACGCGCTCGCACTACTGGACCGAGAGCTGGAACCCCGCCAGCAAGCTGATCGAGCCGCGCGCGGGCGAGCTGCAGCCGGGCGCGGCCGCCGCGCGCATCTACGAGGTGCAGATCCATGGCACCGCCGCGCCGGCCACCAACCTGGCGCTCAACCGTCCCGCCACCGCGAGCGCGTCATGCGGCGACGAAGAGAACCCGTCCAAGGCGGTGAATGGCACGACCAACGGAGGCTACAGCGACAAGTGGTGCGACAACACCAGCAGCGACAAGTGGTGGCGGGTCGACCTGGGCAGCGTGCAGTCGATCGACAAGATCATCATCTCCCACGCGGGCGCGGGCGGTGAGTCGAGCGACTGGAACACCCAGGACTTCACGCTCAGCGTCAGCACCGACGGCGTGACCTTCGAGACCGTCGCCACGGTCACCGGCAACACCGCGAACGTCACCACGCACGGCTTCACCGCGCGCGAGGCCCGCTACGTGAAGCTCTCCATCCAGACGGCCATCAAGGCCGATCCGCTCGGTGCGTGGGCCTGCCAGCCTCTCGATCCGTCGAAGGATTGCGGTTTCATCGAGGGGAACGCGTTCCAATACGTCTGGATGGTCCCACACGACCTCGAAGGCCTGTTCACGCGCATGGGCGGCCACGCCGAGGCCGACAATCGCCTCGATGAACTCTTCACCGAGCTCAACGCGGGCACCCGGCGGCCCTACTTCTACATCGGCAACGAGCCCGAGCACGGCACGCCCTGGATCTACAACTTCGCCCAGAAGCCCTGGAAGACGCAGGCGATCGTGCGTCGCATCATCAACGAGACGTTCTATGGCGGCCCGGGCGGCCTGCCCGGCAACGACGACCTGGGCTCGACCTCGGCCTGGCTCGTGTGGAGCTACCTCGGCATGTTCCCGGCCATTCCCGGCACCGACGTGCTCGTGATCAACGGCCCGTGGTTCCCCAGCGCCAAGGTGCACCTCGCCAATGGCCACGTCGTGACCATCGAAGGGGAGGGCGCCAGCCAGACCTCGAAGTACATCCAGAGTCTGGCCATCGACGGCAAGGCGAGCACGAAGACCTTCGTCCGCTTCGCCGACATCGCTCCGGGAGCCACGCTGAAGTACGTCATGGGCGATACGGCCAACGAGTCGTGGGGCAGCGGCGAGGGGGATCGTCCGCCGAGCTTCGCGCCGTAA
- a CDS encoding alpha/beta hydrolase, whose protein sequence is MRLVTATADTSWARPGQFHSLGPFDVPGFPSRRAHVYVPSGDDMPLQERPVLYLFDGQNCWTDWGSYAGGWYAHEAAEKLVGSPTFRAPVVVGLEHGGDRRIDELSPWEMTPGRGGHAEHFFDWVVHHFMPHVQHAFGLTGGALHTVVGGSSMGGLAALWAHYRYPHAIGGAIAMSPAFSVGDKALFPFVESRPKPLISRVYIDCGGREGGGRMLAVAEEMHHVLERKGYPEGGLMWRPDKDAGHNEQAWRRRLPKALRFMFRR, encoded by the coding sequence ATGCGCCTCGTGACCGCGACCGCCGACACCTCCTGGGCCCGACCCGGACAGTTTCATTCACTCGGGCCGTTCGATGTCCCGGGCTTCCCCTCCCGCCGAGCACACGTGTACGTACCGAGCGGAGACGACATGCCGCTCCAGGAGCGGCCCGTGCTCTACCTCTTCGACGGCCAGAACTGCTGGACGGACTGGGGGAGCTACGCGGGCGGCTGGTACGCGCATGAGGCCGCCGAGAAGCTCGTGGGCAGCCCCACCTTCCGCGCCCCCGTCGTCGTGGGGCTCGAGCACGGCGGCGACCGGCGCATCGACGAGCTGTCCCCGTGGGAGATGACGCCGGGCCGTGGCGGCCACGCGGAGCACTTCTTCGACTGGGTGGTGCACCACTTCATGCCGCACGTTCAGCACGCCTTCGGACTGACGGGCGGGGCCCTGCACACGGTGGTGGGTGGCTCGTCCATGGGGGGCCTGGCGGCACTCTGGGCCCACTACCGCTACCCGCACGCCATTGGCGGGGCCATCGCCATGTCGCCCGCCTTCTCCGTGGGGGACAAGGCGCTCTTCCCCTTCGTGGAGAGCCGCCCCAAGCCCCTCATCAGCCGCGTGTACATCGACTGCGGCGGGCGAGAGGGCGGCGGCCGCATGCTCGCGGTCGCCGAGGAGATGCACCACGTCCTCGAGCGCAAGGGCTACCCGGAAGGCGGGCTCATGTGGCGCCCGGACAAGGACGCCGGACACAACGAGCAGGCCTGGAGGCGCCGGCTGCCCAAGGCGCTGCGCTTCATGTTCCGGCGCTGA
- a CDS encoding YciI family protein: protein MRFMILIKATKDSETGALPSTELLTEMGKYNEELVKAGILLAGEGLHPSAKGARVKFSGGKRTVVDGPFAETKELIAGFWLWQVKSKEEAIEWVKRCPDPMPGTESEIEIRQVFEAEDFAPSDPTGELMEKENQLRELTESKRR from the coding sequence ATGCGATTCATGATCCTGATCAAGGCCACCAAGGACTCGGAGACGGGCGCCCTGCCGAGCACGGAGCTGCTCACCGAGATGGGGAAGTACAACGAGGAACTGGTGAAGGCGGGCATTCTGCTCGCGGGCGAGGGGCTCCACCCGAGCGCCAAGGGAGCGCGCGTCAAGTTCTCCGGAGGCAAGCGCACCGTGGTCGACGGGCCCTTCGCCGAGACGAAGGAGCTGATCGCTGGCTTCTGGTTGTGGCAGGTGAAGTCGAAGGAAGAGGCGATCGAGTGGGTCAAGCGCTGCCCCGATCCCATGCCCGGCACGGAGTCCGAGATCGAGATCCGCCAGGTGTTCGAAGCGGAGGACTTCGCGCCCAGCGACCCCACGGGCGAACTCATGGAGAAGGAGAATCAGCTTCGCGAGCTCACCGAGTCGAAGCGCCGCTAG